GAAACATAAATAATTGCGGACCGAACTGAACCGAACTGTACCGTACTGCTCGGTGGAAACGTAGCTTAAATAACAGAATACAGGGTGCCATTTTGGGTATGTGGTATGAGGAATTTAATGTTGCACTCTGTGTGCCCTTGTTTTTTTGAGCAGGCTCAAAAGAACGTGGTTCTGGAGGAGCGTGTGCAGGTGCTGCAGCAACAGAACGAGGACCTGAGGGCCAGGATCGAGACCAACATCGCCACGTCCAGGTACAAAACATCGCCCAGCTCCGCTTATCGGTAATGTTCTCAGAGGAGTCAAGACATAACACGAAAACGCGAAGGCAATGCTGTTTTCTAACAGCTCTTCCTCACAGCCTCCCCTATTTGAAAGGTCATCCTTAAATGTACTGGTGTATGGTCAATATGCAAATGTCATGTACTCTTTTAAGAAAGTAAAAAGAAATCAGAACAGAAGGCAATTTACAATCATTTGTACAGACATAAGGTATGTAGTGTGGGAATTAAAATGTTCCACTCAGCAACAGTCTACTAGAGTGGGGCATTTGGCATTTGAATTCAAAAGCTATACTGTACACTGCCATTAATGAGGTAGGGAGTCCAAACCAGTGTCCTTATAGTACTTCCTGGTAATAATATTATAGACCAAATAGAACCTGTTACACACAACAATACAGAAAGACCTTTCATTGCTGTTAACACTTAAATAGCCTAACTGTTTGAAGATAATGTCGATCCTGTTCCATCCCACTTAATCCAGATGATGGAATCTAGAGACCAAATGTAATCCTTCCTCCTGGAACTTAATTTGGACTGTGTTAGCGCTGTCATTAGGCCACTGTTAAGTCATCTGAAGTGCCTGACCaagcgttgttttttttttttttttaatctgctcCCTCCAGGCAATTGTCAGAGGAGAACGCCAACCTGCAGGAGTAcgtggagaaggagagcaaCGAGAAGAAGCGCTTGAGCCGCAACAACGAGGAGCTGCTGTGGCGGCTGCAGACGGGCGAGCTGAGCCCGCGCATGTCCCCCTCGGGCTCCCCCATCCACCGCGCCGCCTCCGGGGCCACCTCGCCCTCTCACGTCCAGAACTTCCCCAGATGAACCAATCcagcccccctcccacacacacacacacacacacacacacacaatggatacCTCCTTGGCCCCTCTGTTCCTCGCTCTTGCTCCGTCTGTCCATCTCCTTTGGATGGAGGGACTCGTCCCCAtcccttcctttcctctcattttctcctctctgttttcaACACAACATTTTTTCCAGATAAATTTCCGGACTGACATTGAACAACTcaagctctatctctctctctatatatatatatactattcTTTCTTTGTCATTCTATCTTTTTTATCCATCTACAGTATTGCACAGATTCACACTTGGAGCAATCTGGCCTAGACTCTctcaaatatactgtactggaggagaggaaaattaTGCCCAAACACAAGGCCCTCTCTGTGCATATTTGGCTACTCTCATAAATCAGTAGGACTATCTCTGTCCTGATGAAGAATTGCCCTGTTATCTAGCCTGTTGTCcagtgttattttgtttgtcATTATTTCTTATCATGTGAGTAGTTTGGAGGGTCAGAGCCCTGATCgtgtctctcttttcctttccctatatgaggtgtgaggtgtgtaaAAAGGTCTTTGGTCACACTCGCTTTGGGTCGGTTTTCAGCAGTCCCTTAGCAGTTCTGGTAAACTCGGTTCAAGCATCATCGTGCCTGTCCCCAAATCTGCATTTAGTGCTTTCGAGCAGAACCGCCAGCTTTGTGTTGTGGCCTCAGGTTTATGGATGTAAACACACGAGAAATGGAAgcatttttctttcctttttcatAAAGCGCCTTCTGCCATTCGCCTTCCCCACAGGCAAACCGCTCACCAGCAATAGTTATACCAGACCAAGCAGAGTGGTATGCACAGAAATTGTAATTGACAGAACTATACATCAGTGCAACTCAACACCTTATTTAAAAAGGCCTGTGATGCAGGAAAATGCAGTAGTGATATCAAAGTAGACCAGTGTTTGTGACCTCTTGCGAACGACAAGCAGACTGGTATTTCATCAATGTCAGATTTGTATGTTCTCGGTTGCAGTGCTTAAGggtatgtttacattttgcatATCTCTGTCGAACGCAATCCCCCATAAAGTGAATGCTTCAGGAACAGTGTATAACAGAATGTCATGTAAACACTCAGACTGTGCACTGAATAGTGACGGTTCATCCATCTTGATATCCGAAGGCAGTCTGTTTCCTCTAAGTCTGTGTATGCCTGTAAGTGTCCTCAGAGTCATACTGTGCTTTCACAGGGACCCATCACCATCAGCCTTGTGCAGAATCATTTTCCCTCATTTTGCTTCGCAACCAGAACAGCAGGAAGAATACTCATGCTTTTTACCCTGGTGGGCCACAAGGGTTTACAGaactcactcacttcctgttgtgCAACGCATCGGTCAGAACCCTGTTTCCCTATTACAACTTTATTACCAAGAATTGTGACTCTGGAAACTACCTTTTATTGCAATGGACAGCATGCACTGTAAAGTCTTCCAGTTGTAACGGACAGCTTTTGGCTTCAAGGACACGGCTGGATGACCACATTTTCAGACGGCACATGGTGTGGTCGAATGGGCTGTAGAAAAAGCATTCAGGTCCCATATCCCCGGTCATGCCGGTTTTAGGATCTGTTTACCTCCAAGTTCAAAGCACCATTTTGTGGAACAGAGAATGAGAATTCATTCTAGAACATTGCTGTACTGTGTCTGTAACCTCAAAGCCATTGCGAGTTTCTCCAAACCATGTCTCATGCGTATGTGCAGTTGTTGGTCCTACATAAGGGGTTCAGGGTGGCTTTGTACTTGTTTGTATTCACTCAATTGTTACAGTTTCCAAATATCAGTATTTATGTGGACATCTAAAACGTTTTAGACAAGTGATTTCGACTGCTGcgcaacaagaaaaaaaaactaaaaaatattTCTTCATGAATGTTTAATTTATGAAAATGTTATAATGTaagattttgaatttgatgaaaTAACATTCTGTCCAAGTGTACTTATCATTTCAGTTTTAATTTTTGGAAACATCAGAAGCTTTCTTTTTGCAAATTTTTCCATCCTTAGGTTTGGGTGGAGGCAAGGCTACAGTCTACACTACAGGCTGTGCTGCTAATATGCATTTCCACTGTTTAGATAGAGACTGGGATAGAGTGCTGATGAGATAGGATGTTAGATGGTGCTGATCACTCACTCCTCTTGAGACTGGTTTGATAGGAGACTATTGCTCTTTGGGCTGGTCGTGGGAGAATCAAAGGATTCTCATTTCAGGTCTGCCTCCTGCTTGCGTACACGTGAGCAAGTCATTGATAATGATACgaaatacgcacacaaacatacatcagGCTCCCAGTGGACAGGGTTTTGCACTCTGAGGGAAGCCTATACTGTACCTACCTATACCTAAATGAGTGTAAAGCACTGAACTCTCTCATAAAGTCCACTGACACAGTATGGCTGTGTATGGGCCCAATATCActgactttctgtctctgttAGAGACAAACTCAGGTTTAGAAAGAGGTGGAAGAAAGGGTTATGGAAAAATTAGAGCCAGCTTCAGTAGACTGAAGTCATCCCatgttaaatatttatttatttatcttgcttTTTATTTCATACTACTTGAAATGGTTTACAGCTACATTCAATCTCACAATCTGAGAAATCAAATTTATTTTACAGGTCAAGGTGTGAAGCCTACAATGCAAACAGTGAAAAAGAATAATTTTCTAAAAACTGGTGAAACTGGGATTGCGAATGAGTAAAATTGAACTGACCCATGTGTAACAGTGTGTATCGGGTCAACCACAGCCATCTTTTGCTGACAGTTATTGCTCATGGGGAAATGGAGAGGAGCTTAAGGAGGACTAAAGAGAATGCAAGCCCTAACTCAGTTTGTCAGTGAGGAACCCTACATGTGTTTGAATACTCCTGATCAGGTACTGAAACTGCACTGATAGCTTTCGTGTCCCATGGATACAACTATGTAATCAACTTCTGAATGTCTGTTCCACCTTAACAAACATAACTGAGTTGCTGTATATTAAGAAAAAGCAAAGCTGATTGTGTCATTTATTGTTACACTATTCATTTGCTGTTGTttactgttgctgttgttgttgtttttaatgtaCAGACTGTATTAAATTTTTATGTCAGCCTTGATTCAGCATTACGTTCAAATGAAACGCATGTCTATTTAATGCTGTATTTGAATTTAAAAGCTGTTTTAAAACATATTCTGATTTGAACCAACACTAGCTTAGAGGGTGACATATTGGCCATTGTGATGAAATGATTAAGGGCCCCATTGTCTGTCCATGTTGCACTTTGTGTTTGCgtattaaaatgtaatgaacAAGAAGCATGCATTTCAGCGGTTTATTTCTGCGTCTTCATCCCATCAATTCTTGCGGACGAACTGCTGCATCATGTCAATGGGCAGGGGAAAGATGATGGTGGAGTTCCTCTCGGCTGCGATGGTGGTGAGGGTCTGCAGGTAGCGCAGCTGCAGAGCGGAGGGAGACTCGGCGATGACCAGAGATGCCTCCTTTAACGCCCGAGAGGCATTCATCTCTCCCTCAGCAGCAATCACCTGCTCATACAAAGGCACCAGGATTACAGGGCATTCAGAGGCAGGTGTTTGCTCAGAAACGGATCCTGGTCATCATTGATATGGCTTGGAGTATTCCGCTAGAAAGCTTCCAAGAGCAGTATGATTTCATTCAAAAGTTGGCCATCCTTTCAACCAGCACATAAGACATGCTGATTCTAGGGTGGATCTGAGCTAGATAAATTCGTCTACTGCTGTCAGGTCTGGCTTCTCACCGTAgctctggcgtgtgtgtgtgtcagatctgGGTCTGTTCTAGAGACTGATACTCGCTCTCTGAAAGGGTTCTCACCGTAgctctggcgtgtgtgtgtgtgtgtgtatcagatcTGGGTCTGTTCTAGAGACTGATACTCGCTCTCTGAAAGGGTTCTCACCTTAGCTCTGGCGTCCCGTGTAGCCTCTGCCTCAGCAGCCATAGCTCTCTGCAACTGGTGGGGAAGCTTCACGTCCTTGATCTCCACACGCTCCACCTTGATGCCCCATACATCAGTGGCTTCATCAAGAGTATCCTGTCAGTCAGGTGTCAGTGGTGAGTTTTTAATAGTAAATAGTCGAAAGGAAATCGCCACTCAAGTTTAAAGTTTTTTTCTCAAATGGCACTCAAGTGCTAAAAAGTATGAGGCTGATCACGTCACTGAAGTTTACAGTTAAACAACTTTGCTGTATGGTATGGGTACTAAAAATGGCCATACAAGTTACACATACTGttacgcatacagtacatacagcagACAGGATTTTTATGTGGAAGCACCCTCCCTACCTGCATGCTTTGTGAGATGCATGCTCTGTCTGAAAGAAGCTGTGAAAGGTTCTTGGTGCCCAATACGTTCCTCAGAGTGGTCTGTGCCAACAGTTGAGTTGCTCCTTGTGCATTCTCAACGTTGGCCACAGAAGAGATGGGGCAGATCACACGGTAGTAAACTACTCCATCCACAGACACAGTAACTGAG
The Sardina pilchardus chromosome 13, fSarPil1.1, whole genome shotgun sequence genome window above contains:
- the LOC134100035 gene encoding stomatin-like produces the protein MAGKVSSPAANQPNQTEPIRKASRHGDDRASLSLPERLMVAISMLFALCTLPLTLLTCMKVVAEYERAVIFRFGRIVHTKPKGPGIFIAWPLIDRFIRVDLRTVSFDIPPQEILTKDSVTVSVDGVVYYRVICPISSVANVENAQGATQLLAQTTLRNVLGTKNLSQLLSDRACISQSMQDTLDEATDVWGIKVERVEIKDVKLPHQLQRAMAAEAEATRDARAKVIAAEGEMNASRALKEASLVIAESPSALQLRYLQTLTTIAAERNSTIIFPLPIDMMQQFVRKN